The following proteins are encoded in a genomic region of Sorangiineae bacterium MSr12523:
- a CDS encoding prolipoprotein diacylglyceryl transferase produces MRPVLVYWLTAHGIPSWLAPDYATMCGLATLFGAMIALRLAARDGESMHVQARALVLAYLAALLGGYVFEWGRAIPEAVAAGSFAPIAASGRAAYGGLLAGILAPALYLRFRNGGTSWMPARRFLDRATPGMGIAFAMVRIGCFLEGCDYGKPTSSPLGVRFPIGSIAAEDHAARGWIPPGAPSLPVHATELYESLVGLAASLFAWRFLSRRRDGGAFLAWIAAYASGRFAVELLRGDDDRGLYLGLSSAQFVSLVLLAGVFLLSRRWCIDVFHRPLRAAAVLLLVLLPRTAHAQGADAIVLDTGERLTGVITELSPGDHVAIRLANGQVTTISWIFIDKLERGGRTEWVKPVSNAPAATPSPTAIPTPTPTPSPTPMAERDTRSVQYARRITLQVSLAPSLTLARPDVPSGLTSELDVLYRLRLGGSTRLDLGLEGRVYANDLAYHYGLGVPFQFALEAGRHLEVRAIFVPTHTWLVWDTKVYANVNVWALRMGAELAWVVSSHVTLGLSPIGFNVISAESVGVITSYEPRLSFGLAF; encoded by the coding sequence ATGAGACCTGTCCTCGTCTACTGGCTCACGGCGCACGGCATTCCCAGTTGGCTCGCCCCGGACTACGCGACCATGTGCGGGCTCGCGACCTTGTTCGGGGCCATGATCGCACTGCGCCTCGCCGCGCGCGATGGCGAGTCCATGCATGTGCAAGCACGAGCGCTGGTGCTCGCGTACCTCGCCGCGCTTCTCGGCGGTTACGTCTTCGAATGGGGGCGCGCCATCCCCGAGGCGGTGGCGGCGGGCTCGTTCGCGCCCATCGCTGCGAGCGGCCGTGCCGCATACGGCGGGTTGCTCGCCGGCATTCTCGCGCCCGCGTTGTACTTGCGCTTTCGCAACGGCGGCACGTCGTGGATGCCGGCGCGCCGCTTTCTCGATCGCGCGACACCCGGCATGGGCATCGCGTTCGCCATGGTGCGGATCGGCTGCTTTCTCGAGGGGTGCGATTACGGCAAGCCCACCTCGTCGCCGCTCGGGGTGCGCTTTCCCATCGGAAGCATCGCCGCCGAGGACCATGCCGCACGAGGCTGGATCCCGCCCGGTGCGCCCAGTTTGCCGGTCCATGCGACGGAGCTTTACGAGTCGCTGGTCGGGCTGGCGGCGTCCCTTTTCGCGTGGCGCTTCCTTTCGCGGCGGCGTGACGGTGGGGCCTTTCTCGCGTGGATCGCGGCATACGCTTCGGGGCGATTCGCCGTGGAGCTGCTGCGCGGCGACGACGATCGCGGTCTGTACCTCGGTTTGAGCTCCGCGCAGTTCGTGTCGCTGGTGCTCCTCGCGGGCGTGTTCCTCTTGTCGCGGCGTTGGTGCATCGATGTTTTCCATCGGCCGCTGCGGGCTGCTGCGGTTCTTCTTCTCGTGCTGCTTCCGCGCACCGCGCATGCGCAGGGCGCCGATGCCATCGTGCTCGACACGGGGGAGCGCCTCACCGGTGTCATCACCGAGCTCTCGCCTGGAGATCACGTGGCCATTCGCCTTGCGAATGGGCAGGTCACGACGATCTCGTGGATCTTCATCGACAAGTTGGAACGCGGCGGTCGCACGGAGTGGGTCAAGCCGGTCTCGAATGCACCGGCTGCGACACCGAGTCCGACCGCCATTCCGACACCGACACCGACACCGAGTCCGACTCCGATGGCGGAGCGGGATACGCGCTCGGTGCAGTACGCGCGGCGGATCACGCTCCAAGTATCCCTTGCGCCGTCGCTCACCTTGGCGCGGCCGGACGTGCCGTCGGGGCTCACGTCGGAGCTCGATGTTCTCTATCGGCTACGCCTGGGCGGCTCCACGCGGCTCGATTTGGGCCTCGAAGGGCGCGTTTACGCGAACGACCTCGCGTACCACTATGGCCTCGGCGTACCCTTTCAATTCGCGCTCGAAGCGGGGCGCCACCTCGAGGTGCGCGCCATCTTCGTCCCGACGCACACGTGGCTCGTCTGGGATACGAAGGTCTACGCCAACGTCAACGTTTGGGCGCTGCGCATGGGGGCCGAGCTCGCGTGGGTCGTCAGCTCCCACGTGACGCTCGGCCTCTCCCCGATTGGCTTCAACGTGATCAGCGCCGAGAGCGTCGGCGTGATCACGTCCTACGAGCCCCGTCTTTCCTTCGGGCTCGCGTTCTAA
- a CDS encoding CD225/dispanin family protein, translating into MMVYDPMSANSTHHAAGGYGPPGGGGFPPPPPGGGGGGFPPPGGGGAPPGGGGYGGPPGGGGPPGGYGGGPPGFGGPPGGGPPGFGGPPGGGPPGFGGPPGGGPPGFGGGPPGGYGGGPPGYGGGPPQGYGGGGQPPQGFGPPGGGFPPPGGPMVPGAGGDVNTTLPLVLNIVAIFCFCIVGIIGLIFAIQAGTAKKNGDMETARSKAKLSLILAIVGIALGIVGGVVSFILNAANM; encoded by the coding sequence ATGATGGTTTACGACCCGATGAGCGCAAACTCCACACATCACGCGGCAGGCGGATACGGGCCTCCCGGTGGCGGTGGCTTCCCCCCGCCGCCCCCTGGCGGTGGTGGCGGTGGGTTTCCCCCGCCTGGCGGCGGTGGTGCGCCGCCGGGTGGCGGCGGTTACGGCGGTCCTCCGGGCGGCGGCGGTCCCCCGGGCGGTTACGGCGGCGGGCCTCCCGGCTTTGGCGGTCCTCCGGGTGGTGGTCCTCCTGGGTTCGGCGGGCCTCCCGGCGGCGGGCCTCCTGGGTTCGGCGGGCCTCCGGGCGGTGGTCCTCCGGGCTTTGGCGGCGGGCCTCCCGGCGGCTACGGCGGCGGGCCTCCCGGTTACGGCGGTGGCCCTCCGCAGGGCTACGGCGGTGGCGGGCAACCGCCGCAAGGTTTCGGTCCTCCCGGCGGTGGCTTCCCCCCGCCCGGCGGCCCCATGGTTCCGGGCGCCGGTGGCGACGTCAACACGACCTTGCCGTTGGTGCTCAACATCGTCGCCATCTTCTGCTTCTGCATCGTGGGCATCATCGGTTTGATTTTCGCCATCCAGGCAGGCACCGCGAAGAAGAACGGCGACATGGAGACCGCGCGCTCCAAGGCGAAGCTTTCGCTCATCCTCGCCATCGTGGGCATCGCCCTCGGCATCGTGGGTGGCGTGGTGAGCTTCATCCTCAACGCCGCCAACATGTAA